Proteins co-encoded in one Campylobacter concisus genomic window:
- a CDS encoding thiamine-phosphate pyrophosphorylase, which produces MTKDERIYRVIDANLNRLKEGLRVVEDIKRYVFDDAKLAYKIKSLRHKAKIPQKEFLKFRNSQNDVLKTSTKSEQARENLDEIITANFKRAQESARVLEECFKLVNLEQAELFKGIRYELYELEKEL; this is translated from the coding sequence ATGACTAAAGATGAGCGCATCTACCGAGTAATAGATGCGAATCTAAATAGGCTAAAAGAAGGGCTTCGCGTTGTTGAAGATATAAAAAGATATGTCTTTGATGACGCTAAGCTCGCCTACAAAATAAAATCCCTCCGCCACAAAGCAAAGATCCCACAAAAAGAATTTTTAAAATTTAGAAATTCTCAAAATGATGTCTTAAAAACTAGCACAAAAAGCGAGCAAGCTAGAGAAAATTTAGACGAGATAATCACTGCAAATTTCAAGCGTGCTCAGGAGAGTGCTCGCGTGCTTGAAGAGTGCTTTAAGCTCGTAAATTTAGAACAAGCCGAGCTTTTTAAAGGCATAAGATACGAGCTTTATGAGCTTGAAAAAGAACTTTAA
- the frr gene encoding ribosome recycling factor: MLNKIYETQKEGCEKAIASLKRDFTTLRTGKVNINIVDHVMVDYYGSPTPLNQVATVLTSDASTIAITPWEKSMIKAISSAIQAANIGVNPNSDGESVKLFFPPMTVEQRQENAKHAKSMGEKAKVSIRNVRKDANDEVKKLEKDKAITEDESKKGQDEVQKITDTYTAKIDTLVKEKEAELLKI; this comes from the coding sequence ATGCTAAATAAAATTTACGAAACACAAAAAGAAGGCTGCGAGAAAGCAATAGCTTCATTAAAACGCGACTTTACAACGCTTAGAACGGGCAAGGTAAACATTAATATTGTAGATCATGTAATGGTTGATTATTACGGCTCGCCGACTCCACTCAACCAAGTAGCCACTGTGCTTACAAGCGATGCTTCAACTATCGCTATCACGCCTTGGGAAAAGAGTATGATAAAAGCGATCTCTTCAGCTATCCAAGCAGCAAATATCGGCGTCAATCCAAATAGTGATGGCGAGAGTGTAAAGCTATTTTTTCCACCTATGACAGTTGAGCAACGCCAAGAAAATGCAAAACATGCAAAATCAATGGGAGAAAAAGCCAAAGTTAGTATAAGAAACGTAAGAAAAGACGCAAACGATGAAGTCAAAAAGCTTGAAAAAGACAAAGCTATAACTGAGGACGAGAGCAAAAAGGGACAAGATGAGGTTCAAAAGATAACTGACACCTACACTGCAAAAATCGATACTCTTGTAAAAGAGAAAGAGGCTGAGCTTTTAAAAATCTAA
- a CDS encoding tyrosine-type recombinase/integrase, with protein sequence MASFANDLALKKFTLKNKIREWIKDDGVKFLYVLAYKTKKETTKTFYFKYQESDEKRTTKQIRLGKYPSITLAEARAKALELERLRDKGEDLQLATAKQKAITFKDVADEWIEKEQSKSLVSTNKQIGRVKNHLIFYLGSKEITALKRRDYMQVIEQIQARETKKGLTHEISERTFRLLRKILDLAVNKGYIEHNPTRDIIFNDTFKTSSNNHYKAITEPGKLKELLRAMQDYQGSFCTQQALIFGVHTFLRSANVRELKWQYVDFENNLITFPAEAMKLREVFYMPISKQVKKLLKTMLEHKRGDFVFPSGISATRPLSDSTLNQAIKRLGFGDEMVFHGLRTTASTLLNENIKNHGFSSDVIELCLDHKERTSVKAIYDRSQRLDERAKLMQWWSDYLDSLINE encoded by the coding sequence ATGGCAAGCTTTGCGAACGATTTGGCACTAAAAAAATTTACACTCAAAAATAAAATTCGTGAGTGGATAAAAGATGACGGAGTGAAATTTTTATATGTGCTTGCATATAAAACCAAAAAAGAAACCACCAAAACATTTTATTTCAAATATCAAGAGAGCGACGAGAAGCGAACAACAAAACAGATCAGGCTAGGCAAATATCCAAGCATTACGCTAGCAGAAGCAAGAGCAAAAGCTTTGGAGCTTGAAAGGCTAAGAGATAAGGGCGAGGATTTACAGCTAGCCACAGCAAAGCAAAAGGCTATCACGTTTAAAGACGTAGCCGATGAGTGGATAGAAAAAGAGCAGAGCAAAAGCCTTGTATCTACTAATAAGCAAATAGGGCGTGTAAAAAATCATCTCATCTTTTATTTAGGCAGTAAAGAGATAACAGCTCTAAAGCGTAGAGATTATATGCAGGTAATCGAGCAGATACAAGCGCGAGAAACGAAAAAGGGGCTAACCCACGAAATATCAGAGCGAACATTTAGGCTACTCCGTAAAATCTTAGATTTGGCAGTAAATAAGGGCTACATCGAGCACAATCCAACACGAGATATTATTTTTAATGATACTTTCAAAACCTCATCAAATAACCACTACAAGGCAATAACCGAGCCAGGCAAGCTAAAAGAGCTATTAAGAGCAATGCAGGACTATCAAGGCTCGTTTTGCACGCAGCAAGCGTTAATATTTGGCGTGCATACCTTTTTACGTAGTGCAAACGTGAGAGAACTAAAATGGCAATACGTGGATTTTGAGAATAATTTAATCACGTTTCCAGCCGAGGCAATGAAATTGAGAGAAGTTTTTTATATGCCTATTAGTAAGCAAGTAAAGAAGCTTTTAAAAACAATGCTAGAGCATAAAAGGGGCGATTTTGTCTTTCCTAGTGGCATAAGTGCAACAAGACCGCTAAGCGATAGCACACTAAACCAAGCAATCAAGCGGTTAGGCTTTGGCGATGAAATGGTATTTCACGGCTTACGCACGACAGCAAGCACTCTACTAAATGAAAATATCAAAAATCACGGCTTTAGTAGCGACGTGATAGAGCTTTGCCTAGACCATAAAGAGCGAACGAGTGTAAAAGCTATTTACGACCGAAGCCAAAGGCTGGACGAGAGGGCTAAATTAATGCAGTGGTGGAGCGATTATTTAGATAGTTTAATAAATGAGTGA
- a CDS encoding aspartate carbamoyltransferase — MDILAEVESIINPAESKIYIDTIRATFYKKAITQKTHKKIDLLKSIARKYGKKWLKLDKQTAKAVKIERRYEFRDYEIVNIYMLSDLPIFYATLKNAGNEPQKALFEVYGLRQYNKTPPPRELIAELLGVINNVSSLDLCFDKDSPFNLEAFCDEVISFENTKYLKNNDVLTRVYFYDKAKKNNLNLPIYRVEAVVSINPKSKDNPLPLKQRLNLQLPYALDEFKSILDKSTKEQGTIKPYKSKENKRELRA; from the coding sequence GTGGATATTTTAGCAGAAGTTGAGAGCATTATCAACCCAGCCGAGAGCAAAATTTACATAGACACGATAAGGGCGACTTTTTACAAAAAAGCTATCACGCAAAAGACCCATAAAAAAATTGACCTTTTAAAGTCAATCGCTCGAAAATATGGCAAAAAATGGCTAAAGCTGGATAAGCAGACAGCAAAAGCCGTCAAGATAGAACGCCGTTATGAGTTTCGAGATTATGAGATAGTTAATATTTATATGCTTAGCGACTTGCCTATTTTCTATGCTACATTAAAAAACGCAGGCAATGAGCCACAAAAGGCGTTATTTGAAGTTTATGGACTTAGGCAGTATAACAAGACACCACCACCGCGAGAGCTAATAGCGGAGCTCCTAGGCGTGATAAATAACGTTTCATCTCTTGACCTTTGTTTTGATAAGGATAGCCCCTTTAACCTTGAAGCCTTTTGCGATGAGGTTATTAGCTTTGAGAATACCAAGTATCTAAAAAACAACGATGTATTAACCAGGGTGTATTTTTATGACAAGGCAAAAAAGAATAATTTAAACTTGCCTATCTACCGAGTCGAAGCCGTAGTAAGCATAAATCCCAAAAGTAAAGATAACCCCTTGCCTCTCAAGCAAAGGCTAAATTTACAACTCCCTTACGCCCTGGATGAGTTTAAATCCATACTGGATAAGAGCACTAAAGAGCAAGGCACAATCAAGCCCTACAAGTCAAAAGAGAATAAAAGAGAACTAAGAGCATAA
- a CDS encoding polysaccharide deacetylase family protein: MIKTLLASFLALTFALADAHILVYHRFDDPRHTSTDISIKNLREQFEYFKNNGYEVVKLSKLVDAVNAGEKIPDNWIVITVDDGYKSFYDNALSVFREYNYPFALMLYVEASANKYGDYLDFDQIKELEAYGEIGYHSYAHPRMTKLSDEALREDFQKGVETFEKHMGYKPKFFAVPYGEIDSRVVKLAKEFGFLALLNQNSGAVSDKSDVYDLYRTPVMNGTKISLTFNSKFLNAQWIFPEGYPQNNAIDKLIIKTDTNASEGSFFMTGFNGFKKVPMTNGVFECKFNPPLDKRKVLISLKVDHQRSTKLLIKDINAK; the protein is encoded by the coding sequence ATGATAAAAACACTTTTAGCGTCATTCTTGGCGCTAACATTTGCTTTAGCAGACGCTCACATCCTAGTTTATCACCGCTTTGATGATCCAAGACACACAAGCACTGATATTTCTATTAAAAATTTAAGAGAGCAGTTTGAATATTTCAAAAATAATGGCTATGAAGTCGTTAAACTCTCAAAGCTAGTCGATGCTGTAAATGCTGGCGAAAAAATACCTGATAACTGGATTGTCATCACTGTAGATGATGGTTATAAAAGCTTCTATGACAATGCCCTTAGCGTATTTAGAGAGTATAACTATCCATTTGCGCTAATGCTTTATGTGGAAGCCAGTGCAAATAAATATGGCGATTATTTGGATTTTGATCAGATTAAAGAACTTGAGGCTTATGGCGAGATTGGGTACCACTCGTACGCCCATCCAAGGATGACAAAACTTAGCGATGAGGCATTAAGAGAGGATTTTCAAAAAGGCGTAGAGACCTTTGAAAAACATATGGGCTATAAGCCAAAATTTTTTGCAGTACCTTATGGTGAGATCGATAGTCGAGTTGTAAAACTTGCAAAAGAATTTGGTTTTTTAGCGCTTTTAAATCAAAACTCAGGTGCGGTTTCAGATAAGAGTGATGTTTACGATCTTTATAGAACACCAGTAATGAACGGTACAAAAATATCACTAACGTTTAATAGCAAATTTTTAAATGCCCAGTGGATATTTCCAGAGGGCTATCCGCAAAATAATGCAATAGACAAACTTATTATAAAAACTGATACAAATGCTAGCGAAGGTAGTTTTTTTATGACTGGCTTTAATGGCTTTAAAAAGGTACCTATGACGAATGGTGTTTTTGAGTGTAAATTTAACCCACCTCTCGATAAACGCAAAGTTTTAATATCACTAAAAGTAGATCATCAACGAAGCACAAAACTTCTAATAAAGGACATCAATGCTAAATAA
- a CDS encoding phage antirepressor KilAC domain-containing protein produces the protein MKAIVTFNNLDLEVLEYKDTWSLSDRQVAEGFGVTQEAVRKQRTQGATEYIEGVHYYYKDMYNDGKGGVYDTPPDKSGGVSNSQKMVFWTKKGVITLGFKLTETPQTIAFRDWASDFILNSNNRPTTIQELLDNPRSLAELALRYADTLEENNRLEAQAIENKPYIAYAKTIESSKGSIKIGDYAKMLCNKEQGINTGQNRLFELMRELKILKENNEPYQKYSNMGYFEYKPQPFTKPNGERCLSFRPLITPKGQVRLAEKLINAIKSK, from the coding sequence ATGAAAGCAATAGTAACGTTTAATAATTTAGATTTAGAAGTTTTGGAGTATAAAGATACGTGGAGCTTATCAGATAGACAAGTAGCCGAGGGCTTTGGAGTTACACAAGAAGCAGTAAGAAAACAAAGAACGCAAGGTGCGACCGAATACATCGAGGGCGTGCATTATTATTACAAAGATATGTATAACGATGGCAAAGGTGGCGTATATGATACACCCCCGGACAAATCGGGCGGGGTGTCTAATAGTCAAAAAATGGTGTTTTGGACTAAAAAGGGCGTGATAACTCTAGGCTTTAAGCTAACCGAAACACCTCAAACGATAGCTTTTAGGGACTGGGCGAGCGATTTTATCCTAAACAGCAATAACCGCCCTACTACTATTCAAGAGCTTTTAGATAATCCTCGCTCACTTGCAGAACTAGCCCTAAGATACGCCGACACACTAGAGGAAAATAACCGCCTCGAAGCTCAGGCGATAGAAAATAAGCCTTATATTGCATATGCTAAGACAATTGAAAGCAGTAAAGGCAGTATTAAAATAGGCGATTATGCGAAAATGCTTTGCAATAAAGAGCAAGGCATAAATACAGGACAAAACCGATTATTTGAATTGATGAGAGAGCTAAAGATTTTAAAAGAAAATAACGAGCCTTATCAAAAATATTCAAATATGGGCTATTTTGAATATAAACCACAACCATTTACAAAGCCAAACGGCGAGCGGTGTCTAAGCTTTAGACCCCTAATAACACCAAAAGGACAAGTAAGGCTAGCCGAAAAATTAATAAATGCGATAAAAAGTAAATAG
- the secG gene encoding preprotein translocase subunit SecG produces the protein MSLIFLILQFALAVIITIAVLLQKSSSIGLGAYSGSNESLFGAKGPAGFLAKFTFVVGVLFILNTLALGYFYNKDLKRSIVDSVDSKSLVIPKSNDVPSAPSAPQTPAK, from the coding sequence GTGAGTTTAATATTTTTGATCTTACAGTTTGCTCTAGCTGTCATCATAACTATCGCTGTTTTACTTCAAAAAAGCTCATCTATCGGACTTGGGGCATATAGCGGAAGTAACGAGAGTCTTTTTGGAGCAAAAGGACCAGCTGGATTTTTAGCTAAATTTACCTTTGTGGTAGGCGTTTTGTTTATCCTAAACACACTTGCACTTGGATATTTTTACAACAAAGATCTAAAACGCTCTATCGTTGATAGCGTCGATAGTAAATCTCTAGTCATACCAAAGTCAAACGACGTACCATCAGCTCCTAGTGCACCACAAACTCCAGCAAAATAA